In Pseudomonadota bacterium, one DNA window encodes the following:
- a CDS encoding MFS transporter produces the protein MPNILSFLKVAPHAKPIEDPAKVKSLYRYWRWQTITSLVIGYAVYYFVRKNFSMAMPSFLDELGYTKTDLGIVLTLFSIVYGVGKFANGVIADRANSRYMLALGLLAAAIVNILFGLSSGLIAFSIFWILNGWFQSLGMPASVRLLTHWYSPTELGTKWGIQSTAHQIGGAGILIFAGWLVSNFGWRSAFYIPAFIAIVVSFLLIWRLRDTPQSIGLPPVEEYRGEAHLADPNEDQAKSIKEILFKHVLNNRLIWIIAIANIFVYIVRIGIMDWAPTFLVEARGSTLGAAGLKTAAFELAGIGGAIGMGWASDFFFKGRRGPLATVSMFLLAGSIALLWLIPNSSHILEAAVLIAAGVLVYGPQLLVPVAAADFASKKAAATATGLTGAFGYIGSALAGVGTGLIADRWGWNGGFIFFIIASILGGFCFMLTWKHRAPQLDKYHNSRKKKS, from the coding sequence ATGCCCAATATCCTGTCGTTTCTTAAGGTCGCCCCCCACGCCAAACCGATAGAGGATCCCGCAAAGGTCAAAAGCCTCTATCGATACTGGCGCTGGCAGACGATCACGTCGCTCGTGATCGGCTATGCGGTCTACTACTTCGTCAGGAAGAACTTCTCGATGGCCATGCCGTCATTCCTCGACGAGCTGGGATACACAAAGACGGACCTCGGCATAGTCCTCACGCTCTTCTCAATCGTCTACGGCGTCGGCAAGTTCGCGAACGGAGTGATCGCTGATCGCGCGAACTCCCGTTACATGCTGGCATTGGGTCTTCTGGCCGCAGCGATAGTCAACATCCTCTTCGGCCTTAGCTCAGGCCTCATCGCATTCAGCATCTTCTGGATCCTCAACGGCTGGTTCCAGTCGCTGGGCATGCCCGCCTCGGTGAGGCTTCTGACCCACTGGTACAGCCCGACCGAACTCGGAACCAAATGGGGAATACAGAGCACGGCTCATCAGATCGGCGGGGCCGGGATACTCATCTTCGCGGGATGGCTCGTCTCGAACTTCGGCTGGCGATCGGCATTCTATATCCCGGCATTTATAGCGATAGTGGTGTCATTCCTTCTCATCTGGCGTCTGCGCGACACACCCCAATCCATAGGCCTGCCCCCCGTCGAGGAGTACCGGGGTGAGGCGCATCTCGCCGATCCGAACGAGGACCAGGCCAAATCGATCAAGGAAATCCTCTTCAAACACGTGCTGAACAACAGGCTCATCTGGATAATCGCCATCGCGAATATCTTCGTCTACATCGTGCGCATAGGCATCATGGACTGGGCGCCGACCTTCCTCGTGGAGGCCAGGGGCTCAACGCTGGGAGCTGCGGGGCTCAAGACCGCGGCATTCGAGCTCGCAGGCATAGGAGGCGCGATCGGCATGGGCTGGGCCTCTGATTTCTTCTTCAAGGGCCGGCGCGGCCCCCTCGCCACCGTCAGCATGTTCCTGCTCGCAGGCTCGATAGCGCTTCTGTGGCTCATACCGAACAGCAGCCACATTCTGGAGGCGGCGGTCTTGATAGCTGCAGGCGTGCTCGTCTACGGACCGCAGCTCCTCGTGCCGGTCGCAGCCGCTGATTTCGCATCCAAGAAGGCTGCGGCCACGGCCACCGGGCTCACGGGGGCGTTCGGCTATATCGGCAGCGCCCTGGCCGGCGTTGGCACCGGTCTGATAGCGGACCGCTGGGGCTGGAACGGCGGATTCATCTTCTTCATAATAGCTTCGATCCTGGGCGGGTTCTGTTTCATGCTGACATGGAAGCACAGGGCGCCTCAGCTCGATAAATACCACAACAGCAGGAAGAAGAAATCCTAG
- a CDS encoding glycosyltransferase yields the protein MDGKNLQREFLQSKRSHILMVTNHGTHTWEVRSGLTDTGGQNQYVRSLSDALVALGYRVTTYNRGGYPDPMSGEILTGARYRDSHSRIVYLEGGGGAFIRKEDLTREILSDEVEFAKRLADRERLPVDLIISHYWDGALLACILKEESGLKAKHIWVPHSLGTLKRLNFMDKPPEVVAPLRFDERIAFEKEVMKAADAVASTSGDISRHSEKSYGRRPELFLPPCIDTSAIRPLDEGADLGRIYEFLKETDPATGRKASGRRCVLEMSRTDRTKRKDIVLKAFAEARRDNPDALLLLRINRKANDLFAELDSLARELGVRDDVVYVGMVPDDLMAQLFAISTVYLSPSEMEGFGMSVQEAAACRKATISSTLIPFAVEYLAKDGRDEIVKTRGGDVKIRWGKGGVIVPAGAADGFAHALKALLADAGRRESIAAAAYDITIPYFTWDNMTRMLLSGVGMKAARPD from the coding sequence ATGGACGGCAAAAACCTACAAAGAGAATTCCTGCAGTCGAAGCGCTCCCATATCCTGATGGTCACCAACCACGGGACCCACACGTGGGAGGTGCGTTCGGGGCTCACCGACACCGGCGGGCAGAACCAGTACGTGCGCTCGCTCTCCGACGCGCTCGTGGCGCTCGGATACAGGGTCACCACCTACAACCGCGGCGGCTACCCCGACCCCATGAGCGGCGAGATTCTCACCGGAGCCCGCTACAGGGACTCGCACTCGCGGATCGTCTATCTCGAGGGCGGAGGTGGGGCCTTCATCCGCAAGGAGGACCTGACCCGAGAGATCCTCTCCGATGAGGTCGAGTTCGCAAAAAGGCTCGCCGACCGGGAGAGGCTCCCGGTCGACCTCATCATATCCCACTACTGGGACGGGGCGCTGCTGGCCTGCATCCTGAAGGAGGAGAGCGGCCTCAAGGCGAAGCACATCTGGGTGCCCCATTCGCTGGGGACGCTCAAGCGCCTCAACTTCATGGACAAGCCGCCCGAGGTGGTGGCCCCTCTCCGGTTCGACGAGCGCATCGCATTCGAGAAAGAGGTCATGAAAGCGGCCGATGCGGTCGCCTCGACCTCCGGCGACATCTCGAGACACTCCGAGAAGAGCTACGGCCGCAGGCCGGAGCTGTTCCTGCCGCCGTGCATAGACACCTCGGCGATCCGCCCCCTGGATGAGGGCGCCGACCTGGGCCGCATCTACGAGTTCCTGAAGGAGACGGACCCCGCGACGGGCCGCAAGGCCTCCGGCCGCAGATGCGTCCTCGAGATGAGCCGCACAGACCGGACCAAGCGCAAGGACATCGTCCTCAAGGCGTTCGCCGAGGCGCGCAGGGACAACCCGGACGCGCTGCTCCTGCTCAGGATCAACCGGAAGGCGAACGATCTCTTCGCCGAGCTGGACTCCCTCGCCCGCGAGCTCGGGGTGCGCGACGACGTGGTCTATGTGGGCATGGTGCCGGACGACCTGATGGCGCAGCTCTTCGCGATATCCACGGTCTACCTGTCGCCCTCGGAGATGGAGGGGTTCGGGATGTCGGTCCAGGAGGCAGCCGCCTGCAGAAAGGCGACGATATCGTCCACCCTCATCCCCTTCGCGGTCGAGTATCTGGCAAAGGACGGCAGAGACGAGATCGTGAAGACGCGCGGGGGCGATGTGAAGATCCGCTGGGGCAAGGGGGGCGTGATCGTCCCGGCCGGGGCCGCAGACGGGTTCGCCCACGCGCTGAAGGCGCTGCTGGCGGACGCCGGGCGGCGCGAATCGATCGCAGCGGCCGCCTACGACATCACCATCCCCTACTTCACGTGGGACAATATGACGCGGATGCTTTTGTCAGGCGTCGGGATGAAAGCCGCCCGCCCGGACTGA
- a CDS encoding mannose-1-phosphate guanylyltransferase yields MRVMPNVYAIILAGGEGTRFVPYSTPERPKQFLNVIDNRRTMIQQTFDRVSGFVPGSRCFVATNDRYRALVAEQLPEIPPENVIGEPKKKNTAPAIALASSLIHRRDSNAVTVFTPADHYIPDYAGAISAFEKAAAFAADGRHLVTFGIPPTFPSPEYGYIHEGDAIQGSEARMVKEFVEKPDVPTAERYIATGHYLWNSGMFVWKADALLGAVREHLPQMAEQLSTLKLDPRGGADQGWVNRFFDEVQGISIDYGVMEKAKNVAVFPFPVSWSDIGTWQSLAEMAARFKITLPLEVQGYLKEKIK; encoded by the coding sequence ATGAGGGTCATGCCGAATGTCTACGCGATAATCCTGGCCGGAGGGGAGGGGACGCGGTTCGTGCCCTACAGCACGCCCGAGAGGCCCAAGCAGTTTCTCAACGTCATCGACAACAGGCGGACCATGATCCAGCAGACGTTCGATCGGGTCTCGGGGTTCGTGCCCGGCTCCAGGTGCTTCGTGGCGACCAACGACAGGTACAGGGCGCTCGTGGCCGAGCAGCTCCCCGAGATCCCGCCTGAGAACGTGATCGGCGAACCGAAGAAGAAGAACACCGCCCCCGCGATCGCGCTCGCCTCGAGCCTCATCCACAGGCGCGACTCGAATGCGGTGACTGTCTTCACCCCTGCCGATCACTACATACCCGATTACGCAGGCGCGATATCGGCGTTCGAGAAGGCCGCTGCCTTTGCGGCGGACGGCAGGCACCTCGTCACCTTCGGGATACCGCCGACCTTCCCCTCGCCCGAGTACGGCTATATCCACGAGGGCGATGCGATCCAAGGCTCTGAGGCCCGCATGGTCAAAGAGTTCGTGGAGAAGCCTGACGTGCCGACCGCGGAGCGCTACATAGCCACGGGCCACTACCTCTGGAACAGCGGCATGTTCGTGTGGAAGGCCGACGCCCTGCTCGGCGCGGTGAGGGAGCACCTGCCGCAGATGGCGGAGCAGCTCTCCACGCTCAAGCTCGATCCGAGGGGAGGGGCCGATCAGGGCTGGGTGAACAGGTTCTTCGACGAGGTTCAGGGCATATCGATAGACTACGGCGTGATGGAGAAGGCGAAAAACGTCGCCGTGTTCCCGTTCCCCGTGAGCTGGTCCGACATAGGCACATGGCAGAGCCTCGCCGAGATGGCCGCTCGATTCAAGATAACGCTCCCGCTCGAGGTCCAGGGTTATCTGAAGGAAAAGATAAAGTGA
- the ftcD gene encoding glutamate formimidoyltransferase, with protein sequence MKLIECVPNFSEGRDKAKIEAISSAIRSVQEISLMDVDPGEGTNRTVYTFAGPPEALLEAAFRSIEKGVELIDMRLQHGAHPRIGACDVCPFVPLLNATMQECVELAKKLGWRVGNELGIPVYLYAEAAARSERKRLPDIRRGEYEGLKEKLKDPKWRPDFGPCEFNARSGATAVGARRVLVAFNVNLDTDDAGIAKRIAAEIRSSGSGSRRFESLEARGWFIPEYGRAQVTTNILDIDAAPLAAVFAACSELAAEFGASVTGSEIVGMVPERALADIDRLGLNDVSLFDPAQKILERALGIPPLKL encoded by the coding sequence GTGAAGCTCATCGAGTGCGTGCCCAATTTCAGCGAGGGCCGGGACAAAGCGAAGATAGAGGCCATCTCCTCGGCCATCAGATCCGTGCAAGAGATCTCGCTCATGGACGTGGACCCCGGCGAAGGGACAAACCGCACGGTCTACACCTTCGCAGGGCCTCCGGAGGCCTTGCTCGAGGCTGCGTTCAGATCGATCGAGAAAGGCGTCGAGCTCATCGACATGCGCCTCCAACACGGGGCGCACCCGAGGATCGGGGCATGCGACGTGTGCCCCTTCGTGCCGCTCCTCAACGCTACCATGCAGGAGTGCGTCGAGCTCGCGAAGAAGCTGGGCTGGCGCGTGGGCAACGAACTCGGAATACCTGTGTATCTCTACGCAGAGGCGGCGGCGAGGTCTGAGCGAAAGAGGCTCCCTGACATCCGCAGGGGCGAGTACGAGGGGCTTAAGGAAAAACTGAAAGACCCGAAGTGGAGACCAGATTTCGGGCCCTGCGAGTTCAACGCGAGATCTGGCGCCACAGCTGTCGGCGCACGCAGGGTACTGGTCGCCTTCAACGTGAACCTGGACACCGACGACGCGGGCATAGCGAAGAGGATCGCCGCGGAGATCAGGTCGTCCGGCAGCGGTTCCCGCCGCTTCGAGTCGCTCGAGGCGCGCGGCTGGTTCATCCCCGAGTACGGCCGCGCGCAGGTGACCACAAACATCCTCGACATCGATGCAGCGCCGCTGGCCGCGGTCTTCGCGGCGTGCAGCGAACTCGCAGCTGAGTTCGGCGCGAGCGTTACCGGGAGCGAGATAGTGGGCATGGTCCCTGAACGAGCGCTCGCTGATATCGATCGCCTTGGCCTGAACGATGTGTCTTTGTTCGATCCTGCGCAAAAGATCCTGGAGAGGGCGCTTGGCATTCCACCCCTTAAGCTGTAA
- a CDS encoding TlpA family protein disulfide reductase — MKRIWYVIVAAGVAILAMPALQYLTRPAAGDAAPHFMLRSGDNAEVSLEGLSGRPVILHFWASWCGVCMRELPSLARLQGDYADRGLAVLAVSIDERPADATAAGEALAPGLAVLFDPDGAVADSYHSFAVPDTVFVDRGGRIAWRGAGPLEWDSPDVRDRVDGLIGGVE, encoded by the coding sequence ATGAAGAGAATCTGGTACGTGATTGTTGCGGCCGGCGTCGCCATACTGGCGATGCCGGCCTTGCAGTATCTGACCCGCCCGGCGGCAGGCGATGCAGCCCCGCATTTCATGCTCCGATCCGGGGACAACGCCGAAGTGAGCCTCGAGGGCTTGAGCGGGAGGCCGGTGATCCTGCACTTCTGGGCCAGCTGGTGCGGCGTCTGCATGCGCGAGCTGCCTTCCCTGGCCAGGCTTCAGGGCGACTACGCTGACAGGGGGCTGGCTGTTCTGGCCGTCTCCATCGACGAACGGCCTGCCGATGCGACGGCCGCGGGAGAGGCGCTCGCGCCCGGCCTCGCGGTCCTCTTCGACCCGGACGGGGCTGTGGCCGACTCCTACCACAGCTTTGCCGTGCCCGACACGGTGTTCGTGGACAGGGGCGGCAGGATAGCGTGGCGCGGGGCAGGGCCCCTTGAGTGGGACTCGCCGGATGTGCGCGACCGCGTCGATGGACTGATAGGGGGGGTCGAATGA
- the rplQ gene encoding 50S ribosomal protein L17, with product MRHHCATNKLGRTRAHRDAMLANMAASLIRHGRIETTLPKAKVLRGLADRIVTLGKRGTLAARRRAIAIVRDPKAVRIAFEDLAPRFAERQGGYTRVLKLGWRHGDSAPMAAIEYLSTAEGGQAAAPHGEKGAAKPRAGKAPAEKAAKKQAAGKAAKPRLEKRAKAPARGKSTAKKAPASRARKSGRGD from the coding sequence ATGAGACATCATTGTGCTACGAACAAGCTGGGGCGAACCAGGGCGCACCGCGATGCGATGCTGGCCAACATGGCCGCCTCGCTCATAAGGCACGGCAGGATCGAGACGACGCTGCCCAAGGCCAAGGTCCTTCGCGGCCTGGCGGACCGCATCGTCACCCTGGGCAAGAGAGGGACGCTGGCGGCCCGCAGGCGCGCCATCGCCATCGTCCGTGATCCCAAGGCCGTCAGGATCGCGTTCGAGGACCTCGCCCCGCGCTTTGCCGAAAGGCAGGGCGGCTACACGCGCGTGCTCAAGCTCGGCTGGCGCCACGGCGACTCGGCGCCCATGGCTGCCATCGAGTATCTCTCGACCGCCGAGGGCGGGCAAGCGGCTGCGCCGCATGGCGAGAAGGGCGCTGCCAAACCCAGGGCGGGGAAGGCCCCGGCTGAGAAGGCCGCTAAAAAGCAGGCAGCGGGCAAGGCGGCAAAGCCGCGGCTCGAGAAGAGGGCCAAGGCGCCCGCCAGGGGGAAGTCGACCGCGAAGAAGGCCCCTGCATCCAGGGCCCGCAAGTCCGGCAGGGGGGACTAG
- a CDS encoding DNA-directed RNA polymerase subunit alpha: MYRNWRRMIKPRGLEFDREELTPTYGKFVARPLERGFGITLGNALRRVLLSSLQGAAVTSVHIDGVLHEFTNVPGVKEDITDMVLNIKQLRLKLHEGETDTIKIDFQGEKEIKAGDLVTSEKIEVLNPDLHIATVGPEGKLKAMMAVRMNKGYVPAEQNKRPEDPVGVIPIDSIHTPIVRCNYNVTNARVGQRTDYDRLTMEITTDGSVRPDDALAFAAKILKEQLQIFINFDEVSEPAEELISEEKPALNENLYRRVDELELSVRSANCLQNANIKYIGELCQRSEPEMLKTKNFGRKSLNEIKEILTSMGLSLGMKLDGFTVEDAERYRPKDVE, translated from the coding sequence ATGTACAGAAACTGGAGAAGGATGATCAAGCCGCGGGGGCTGGAGTTCGACAGGGAGGAGTTGACCCCTACGTACGGCAAATTCGTGGCGAGGCCCCTCGAGCGCGGGTTCGGCATCACGCTCGGCAACGCGCTGCGCAGGGTGCTCCTCTCCTCGCTGCAGGGCGCGGCGGTCACCTCGGTCCATATCGACGGGGTGCTGCACGAGTTCACGAACGTGCCCGGCGTCAAGGAAGACATCACCGACATGGTGCTGAACATCAAGCAGCTCAGGCTCAAGCTCCACGAGGGAGAAACGGACACCATAAAGATCGACTTTCAGGGGGAGAAGGAGATCAAGGCCGGGGATCTCGTCACGTCTGAGAAGATAGAGGTGCTCAATCCCGACCTCCACATAGCGACCGTGGGCCCCGAAGGAAAGCTCAAGGCGATGATGGCGGTGAGGATGAACAAGGGGTACGTCCCCGCCGAGCAGAACAAGAGGCCCGAGGACCCTGTGGGCGTGATCCCGATAGACTCGATCCACACCCCGATCGTGCGCTGCAACTACAACGTGACCAACGCCCGAGTCGGACAGCGGACCGACTACGACAGGCTCACGATGGAGATCACCACCGACGGGTCGGTGAGGCCGGACGACGCGCTCGCGTTCGCGGCCAAGATACTCAAGGAGCAGCTGCAGATATTCATCAACTTCGACGAGGTGTCGGAGCCGGCGGAGGAGCTCATAAGCGAGGAGAAGCCGGCGCTCAACGAAAACCTCTACCGCCGCGTCGACGAGCTGGAACTGTCGGTCCGCTCGGCCAACTGCCTGCAGAACGCCAACATAAAGTACATCGGCGAGCTCTGCCAGAGGTCCGAGCCCGAGATGCTCAAGACCAAGAACTTCGGCCGCAAGTCGCTCAACGAGATCAAGGAGATCCTCACGAGCATGGGCCTTTCGCTCGGCATGAAGCTGGACGGATTCACCGTGGAGGACGCGGAGAGGTACAGGCCGAAGGACGTGGAATAA
- the rpsD gene encoding 30S ribosomal protein S4, with translation MARYRESYCSCCRSGGMKLFLKGDRCFTDKCAYERRQYPPGQHGQARRKLSEYGTQLREKQRAKQMYGILEKQFRRYFHMADRMKGVTGDNLLVLLERRLDNMVYRMGFARSRSQARQMVRHGHFEVNGRRVNIPSYLVRQGDAVTVREKSRKVTAIMEAMESVERRGLPEWLMLEKDKFQAKLMAYPSREQLTMPIQEQLIVELYSK, from the coding sequence ATGGCAAGGTATCGGGAGTCATATTGCAGTTGTTGCCGCAGCGGCGGGATGAAGCTCTTCCTCAAGGGAGACCGCTGCTTCACAGACAAGTGCGCCTACGAGCGGCGCCAGTATCCACCGGGGCAGCACGGCCAGGCGCGCCGCAAACTCTCCGAGTACGGCACCCAGCTCAGGGAGAAGCAGCGCGCAAAGCAGATGTACGGCATCCTGGAGAAGCAGTTCAGGCGCTATTTCCATATGGCGGACAGGATGAAGGGCGTCACAGGCGACAACCTGCTCGTGCTCCTGGAGCGCAGGCTCGACAACATGGTCTACCGCATGGGGTTCGCCCGCTCCCGCAGCCAGGCGAGGCAGATGGTCCGGCACGGCCACTTCGAGGTCAACGGTCGCAGGGTGAACATCCCCTCATACCTCGTGAGGCAGGGCGACGCGGTCACGGTCCGCGAGAAGAGCCGCAAGGTCACGGCGATCATGGAGGCCATGGAGTCCGTGGAGCGCCGCGGGCTCCCGGAGTGGCTGATGCTCGAGAAGGACAAGTTCCAGGCCAAGCTCATGGCATATCCGTCGCGCGAGCAGCTGACCATGCCCATCCAGGAGCAGCTTATTGTCGAGCTGTACTCGAAATAA